From the genome of Planctomycetota bacterium, one region includes:
- a CDS encoding peptide ABC transporter substrate-binding protein: protein MRRFLPALALPVAVVAAVAVLAYRMQGPEADLVWTAVGEVATLDPARMTALHDGRVAAALFEGLTVLDARDLEPWPGVAERWDISDDRLRYTFDLRADARWSDGRSVTAEDFAYAWRRALDPEMAAEYAYMLFPIRGAKAYYKAAAKKRNEEQKAALWSEVGIRVEGPRRLVVELERPTAYFLDLVAFSTYLPVRRDVVESWGDRWTFPPHLISNGAYRLTEWRFQSRMRWEKNPYYWNAGAVALERIEVRVYEEPNTALVAYETGEIDLTMSVPALAKTPLLEASLAGRRRDVLNVANLGTYFYRFNCTKGALADARVRRALALALDRREIVDRAARGGQTPATVLVPPGMAGYESPKGQAESVEEARRLLAEAGYAGGEGLPEFALLVNKGGEAHVAAAEMVQQQWRDRIGVRTRIEQVEWKVFLDRVHGLDYEIARGGWYGDYVDPNTFLDMFVTGGGNNDTGWSNGEYDALIERAANETDAAARARTLAEAEAILLAETPIVPIYFYTTVILVRPGLVGVEPNLLNRTDFGRLSWRRGG from the coding sequence ATGCGCAGGTTCCTTCCAGCACTCGCCTTGCCGGTTGCCGTGGTGGCCGCCGTGGCGGTATTAGCCTACCGCATGCAGGGTCCTGAGGCAGACCTTGTCTGGACCGCCGTGGGCGAGGTGGCGACGCTCGACCCGGCGCGGATGACGGCCTTGCATGACGGCCGGGTGGCGGCCGCGCTTTTTGAAGGGTTGACGGTCCTCGACGCGCGAGACCTGGAGCCTTGGCCTGGTGTCGCGGAGCGGTGGGACATTTCAGACGATCGCCTGAGGTACACGTTTGACCTGCGAGCGGACGCGCGGTGGAGCGACGGGCGGTCGGTGACGGCGGAGGATTTCGCGTACGCGTGGCGGCGGGCGCTCGATCCGGAGATGGCGGCCGAATACGCCTACATGCTCTTCCCGATCCGGGGGGCGAAGGCCTACTATAAAGCCGCGGCCAAGAAGCGGAACGAAGAGCAGAAGGCCGCGCTTTGGTCCGAGGTGGGTATCCGCGTGGAAGGGCCTCGGCGGCTGGTGGTGGAGTTGGAGCGGCCGACGGCGTACTTTCTGGACCTCGTGGCGTTTTCGACCTATCTGCCGGTCCGGCGCGACGTCGTGGAATCCTGGGGCGATCGCTGGACCTTTCCGCCGCACCTCATTTCCAACGGGGCGTATCGTCTGACCGAGTGGCGGTTCCAGTCGCGGATGCGATGGGAAAAGAATCCCTACTATTGGAATGCCGGGGCGGTGGCCCTCGAACGCATCGAGGTCCGCGTCTATGAGGAGCCGAACACGGCGCTCGTGGCCTACGAGACCGGCGAGATTGACCTGACGATGAGCGTGCCGGCGCTGGCGAAGACGCCGCTCCTGGAGGCGAGCCTGGCGGGGCGGCGACGCGACGTGCTAAACGTGGCGAACCTGGGAACATACTTCTACCGGTTCAACTGCACGAAGGGGGCGCTGGCGGACGCGCGGGTGCGTCGGGCGCTGGCGCTGGCGCTCGACCGCCGGGAGATCGTGGACCGCGCGGCCCGCGGGGGCCAGACGCCGGCGACGGTGCTCGTGCCGCCGGGAATGGCGGGTTACGAGTCGCCGAAGGGTCAGGCGGAGAGCGTGGAGGAGGCGCGGCGTCTGCTGGCGGAGGCGGGGTACGCGGGCGGCGAGGGTCTGCCCGAGTTCGCTCTCCTGGTGAACAAGGGCGGCGAGGCGCACGTCGCCGCCGCGGAGATGGTGCAGCAGCAGTGGCGCGACCGGATCGGCGTCCGGACGCGGATCGAGCAGGTCGAGTGGAAGGTGTTTCTCGACCGCGTGCACGGCCTGGACTATGAGATCGCACGGGGGGGGTGGTACGGCGACTATGTGGACCCGAATACGTTTCTCGACATGTTCGTCACCGGGGGCGGGAACAACGACACGGGCTGGTCGAATGGGGAGTACGACGCCTTGATTGAGCGGGCGGCGAACGAGACGGACGCGGCGGCGCGAGCGCGGACGCTCGCCGAGGCCGAGGCGATCCTCTTGGCCGAAACGCCGATCGTGCCGATCTACTTCTACACGACGGTGATCCTCGTGCGGCCGGGCCTCGTGGGGGTGGAACCGAACCTGCTGAACCGGACTGACTTTGGCCGGCTTTCGTGGCGGCGAGGCGGGTAA